One genomic segment of Sanyastnella coralliicola includes these proteins:
- a CDS encoding DUF6265 family protein, producing the protein MRFASIITISLLMFSCGGGSIPTENPAHFPLDQLAGSWEDVNRDNKFYEQWENLGDNHLLGQGFVLSGSDTVFIEQLEITQKGNDLFYIVNLSGASQSSAVEFRMTEMTNDQVTFENPNHDFPKKISYKLISTGEMEVFLNGMENGTFGEDRFSFVRKEM; encoded by the coding sequence ATGCGTTTCGCCTCGATCATAACAATCAGCCTTCTCATGTTTTCATGCGGAGGTGGAAGTATCCCTACGGAGAACCCGGCCCATTTTCCGTTAGATCAATTAGCGGGTAGTTGGGAGGATGTTAACCGTGACAATAAGTTCTACGAGCAGTGGGAGAATCTAGGTGATAATCATTTGCTTGGTCAGGGCTTTGTTCTTTCTGGAAGCGACACCGTGTTTATTGAGCAGTTAGAGATCACTCAAAAGGGAAATGATCTTTTCTATATCGTGAATCTCAGTGGGGCTTCTCAGAGTAGTGCCGTTGAATTCCGAATGACCGAAATGACCAACGACCAAGTAACATTCGAAAATCCCAACCATGATTTCCCGAAGAAAATCTCATACAAACTGATTTCAACAGGGGAGATGGAGGTATTCTTAAATGGAATGGAGAATGGCACATTTGGGGAAGACCGCTTTTCATTTGTAAGAAAAGAGATGTAA
- a CDS encoding Fe(3+) ABC transporter substrate-binding protein has translation MKKLLWFSALALIMSCATESSEPAQDTPEETVQETQEVNIYSHRHYDIDQELFEEFEASTGIKVNVVKAKADELLVRLENEGADSPADLIMTSDAGRLVRAEQKGLLQPIESELLNARVAENLRDPQNQWYSLTVRARVFAYHPERVREDELTTYEDLANESWQGRIISRSSSNIYNQSLLASIIANDGAEAATAWATAVRANMARDPQGNDRAQVKAVAAGEADLAIVNTYYLGKMLNSENEAERKAGESVKLFFPNQDGRGTHINVSGAGLTKHSPNKENAIKLLEFLTSKEAQQRFADANYEYPVNPEAQASELLQSWGEFKRDSLNLVELGLNNARAIEIFGAANWN, from the coding sequence ATGAAGAAACTACTATGGTTCAGCGCATTGGCATTGATAATGTCGTGTGCTACGGAATCCTCTGAACCTGCGCAGGATACTCCTGAAGAGACCGTGCAGGAAACCCAGGAAGTTAACATCTACAGCCACCGTCACTACGATATCGACCAAGAGCTTTTCGAAGAATTCGAGGCGTCTACAGGTATCAAAGTCAATGTGGTCAAAGCGAAGGCTGATGAGCTGTTGGTTCGCCTCGAGAATGAAGGTGCTGACTCCCCTGCTGATTTGATCATGACTTCTGATGCAGGACGTCTGGTGAGAGCAGAGCAGAAAGGACTTCTTCAACCAATTGAATCAGAGTTACTGAATGCCCGTGTAGCTGAGAATCTCCGCGATCCTCAGAACCAATGGTACTCTCTCACAGTGCGTGCTCGTGTTTTCGCTTACCACCCCGAACGAGTGAGAGAAGATGAGTTGACGACTTATGAGGACCTTGCGAATGAAAGCTGGCAAGGACGAATCATTTCACGTAGCTCATCAAACATATACAACCAGAGTCTTCTGGCTTCTATCATTGCAAATGACGGAGCTGAGGCAGCAACTGCTTGGGCTACGGCGGTGCGTGCAAACATGGCTCGTGACCCTCAAGGAAATGACCGCGCTCAAGTAAAAGCCGTTGCTGCAGGCGAGGCTGACTTGGCTATCGTGAACACTTACTATCTTGGTAAGATGCTGAACAGCGAAAACGAAGCAGAACGTAAAGCCGGAGAATCAGTGAAGCTATTCTTCCCGAATCAAGATGGACGAGGAACACACATCAACGTTTCTGGTGCCGGACTTACCAAGCACTCTCCAAACAAGGAAAACGCAATCAAACTGCTAGAATTCTTGACATCAAAGGAGGCGCAGCAACGCTTCGCTGATGCGAATTATGAATACCCTGTCAATCCAGAAGCCCAGGCTTCAGAGCTTCTCCAAAGCTGGGGAGAGTTCAAGCGTGATTCTTTGAATCTTGTTGAACTTGGATTGAACAACGCACGTGCCATCGAAATCTTTGGTGCGGCTAACTGGAACTGA
- the meaB gene encoding methylmalonyl Co-A mutase-associated GTPase MeaB, which produces MSEGTGNARQRAIEKIRKERAERGNIQVLFDELKTGKRDALSKAITIIESHREEDREPADALLSLCLPFSGNSRRIGITGVPGVGKSTFIESFGMALIGRGHQVAVLAIDPSSQRSGGSILGDKTRMEQLSRAPEAFVRPSPAADTLGGVARATRESIVLCEAAGYDTIIVETVGVGQSETAVNDMVDFFLLLMLAGAGDELQGIKRGIMEMADSMLITKADGDNAKKAINAKRQYKAALHLYPPSDNDWVTQVELCSALENTGVDEFVEQCSTYFEHITSNGWKSRHREEQDLAWFNDAIKSELLRSFSSDPSLAEEMVKMREMIGAKKLSPFAAAHQLVKKFQGK; this is translated from the coding sequence GTGAGCGAAGGAACAGGAAATGCACGGCAACGTGCCATCGAAAAGATCCGCAAAGAACGTGCTGAACGTGGCAACATTCAGGTGCTCTTTGATGAGTTAAAAACTGGAAAGCGAGACGCGCTTTCAAAGGCTATTACCATCATAGAAAGTCACCGTGAAGAAGACCGCGAACCGGCTGATGCGCTCCTTTCACTTTGCCTCCCATTTTCAGGAAACTCACGTCGCATTGGAATCACCGGAGTTCCAGGCGTTGGAAAATCCACCTTCATCGAATCTTTCGGGATGGCTTTAATTGGCCGAGGTCACCAAGTAGCGGTTCTTGCCATTGACCCTAGTTCACAGCGTTCTGGAGGAAGTATCCTCGGTGATAAAACGCGCATGGAGCAGTTAAGCCGTGCACCCGAAGCGTTCGTAAGACCTAGTCCGGCGGCAGATACCCTAGGAGGTGTAGCCCGCGCCACACGCGAGAGCATCGTATTATGCGAGGCTGCTGGGTACGATACCATCATCGTGGAAACCGTGGGGGTTGGTCAATCAGAGACCGCGGTGAACGATATGGTTGACTTCTTCCTTTTGCTCATGTTAGCTGGTGCTGGTGATGAACTTCAAGGCATCAAGCGAGGCATTATGGAAATGGCAGATAGCATGCTTATCACCAAGGCTGATGGAGACAATGCGAAGAAAGCCATCAACGCGAAACGCCAGTACAAGGCTGCCTTGCACCTCTACCCACCTTCAGATAATGATTGGGTGACTCAAGTTGAGTTATGTAGTGCGTTAGAGAATACGGGCGTAGATGAATTTGTGGAACAATGTAGCACCTACTTCGAGCACATCACATCCAATGGATGGAAGTCAAGACACCGAGAGGAACAAGACCTGGCGTGGTTCAACGACGCCATCAAGAGTGAATTGTTGCGAAGCTTCTCTTCAGACCCAAGCCTTGCGGAAGAAATGGTGAAGATGCGTGAAATGATTGGCGCTAAGAAGCTCTCCCCATTTGCTGCGGCACATCAACTCGTCAAAAAATTCCAAGGAAAATAA
- a CDS encoding gliding motility-associated C-terminal domain-containing protein has product MGNWQIVPFLIASLLWLSSTAQEQPYYHYIQNHGQWPDQVVAQVEIENGHFWVEKEAFTWHFWDLSAISAVHGTNTDVSALAGQSKIKGHVYKTNFAGANPDAAISFEGKQKTYYNYFLGNDPERWKGEVPAFAGMRYSELYQGIDLHVYSSDFTLKYDFILDPGADPTQIAFQYEGVESISLRNGRLIIETSVNEMVEQAPIAWQVAKNGEKIPVSCRYVLQGDMVGFEFDSKLDPNLKTVIDPVLVFSTYSGSTSDNFGYTASFDDEGFLYSGSSSFGTGYPITTGAYQSDWGGGDGQGFLAGTDIALSKFDVSGTFMVWSTYLGADNDELPHSLIVTPGGELLVFGTSSSPEFPTTDDAYSSSFNGGSTIAPSGVGVEYVNGSDIIVTKFTPDGTNLIASTFLGGSGNDGVNTATSLKFNYADEFRGEIELDNEGNVYIASCTYSNDFPVVGGFQGSNEGGLDGCIVKFNEDLSDVLYSTYIGDSGDDGVYSLAITTDNNVYACGGTTSSNFPVTNGSYQETYGGGSADGFICLIPEDGSSITAGTFLGSTAYDQCYFVEADKNNVPHIYGQTLASGTTFIINAAYGNANSGMLVAKLEPSLDELTWSTVFGNSSGEPNLSPTAFLVDVCGKIYLSGWGGTTNTSSNPQTDTVFNMDLTDDAFQDNTNGSDFYLLVIEDDASDIVYGSYFGGLTSSEHVDGGTSRFNRKGEIYQSVCAGCGSNDDFPIFPPNAHSSTNNSTNCNLGVFKFDFELPITVADFFIPPLGCVNEPIAFQNNSNVSIEFFWDFGDETTSTFPNPIHEYEEPGIYEVMLVANHPATCNLTDTLFRTIEILEPQTTQLGDLEICSGQSVQLGPVPQEPIFGYEWDPIGTLDDPDSAEPTATPTEDTDYTLLLDNGACVDTLFQTVEVTVLDLSVPDDIVLCGPGDIITLEATSSETGVEWLWSSDEDFTDQLNVDEDDNDIDVLVDEETSYYVQATLGECVTTEEVSISFIVGALNLGGDQVVCAGDTLTISIQNDLPGFTIEWYPEDVIIAGQGTQSIDIVVPGETVVGVNASDGDGCDLNGEITVDVSGISLDQINANADPTDIITGESTTLTANPPGFDYVWFPSTGVNDPGAQITTATPEETTTYYLTVADGECIYNDSVTVRVFDFTCGPPSIYVPNAFTPNADSQNELLYVRANFVTDLYFVIYDRWGEKVFETTELSKGWDGRYKGRPVDPAVYVYYLEAVCEDGQEFFDKGNITVIR; this is encoded by the coding sequence ATGGGCAATTGGCAAATCGTTCCTTTCCTCATCGCTTCTTTGCTGTGGTTGAGTTCTACAGCACAAGAACAACCCTACTACCATTACATCCAGAACCACGGACAATGGCCTGATCAGGTAGTGGCTCAAGTGGAGATTGAGAATGGACACTTCTGGGTTGAAAAGGAAGCGTTTACTTGGCATTTCTGGGACCTCTCTGCTATTTCAGCAGTTCACGGAACAAATACCGACGTTTCCGCGCTAGCGGGTCAATCCAAAATCAAAGGTCACGTCTATAAGACCAACTTCGCAGGTGCCAACCCTGACGCAGCTATCTCTTTCGAGGGTAAACAGAAAACTTACTACAACTACTTCTTAGGCAATGACCCTGAAAGGTGGAAAGGAGAAGTTCCGGCTTTCGCGGGAATGCGCTACAGTGAGCTATACCAAGGAATCGATCTTCATGTCTACTCTTCAGACTTCACTTTGAAATACGACTTCATCCTTGACCCGGGAGCTGACCCAACTCAGATTGCCTTTCAATACGAAGGTGTCGAGAGTATCTCCCTGAGAAACGGTCGATTGATCATCGAAACCTCGGTGAATGAAATGGTGGAACAGGCACCGATCGCCTGGCAGGTAGCCAAGAATGGTGAGAAGATTCCAGTAAGCTGCAGGTATGTCCTTCAAGGAGATATGGTTGGATTTGAATTCGACTCGAAACTAGACCCAAACCTCAAAACAGTGATAGATCCGGTGTTGGTATTTAGCACCTATTCAGGGTCAACATCAGATAACTTCGGTTACACGGCTTCCTTTGATGACGAAGGGTTCTTATACAGCGGAAGCTCCTCTTTCGGAACAGGCTATCCAATCACAACGGGTGCTTACCAATCTGACTGGGGAGGTGGCGACGGACAAGGTTTCTTGGCGGGCACCGATATCGCTTTGAGCAAATTCGACGTGAGCGGAACCTTTATGGTCTGGTCAACATACCTAGGAGCAGATAATGATGAACTCCCCCACTCATTGATTGTGACTCCAGGAGGTGAATTATTGGTCTTTGGTACGAGTAGCTCGCCAGAGTTCCCAACCACAGATGATGCCTATTCATCTTCATTCAATGGAGGATCCACCATCGCACCTAGTGGTGTGGGTGTAGAGTACGTGAACGGCTCTGATATTATCGTCACTAAGTTCACTCCTGACGGAACGAACCTGATAGCTTCAACCTTCCTTGGGGGAAGCGGGAATGATGGGGTAAATACAGCAACCAGCTTGAAGTTTAATTACGCCGACGAATTCCGTGGTGAGATTGAATTAGACAATGAAGGCAATGTATATATCGCAAGTTGCACTTATTCTAATGACTTCCCGGTCGTGGGAGGATTTCAAGGGTCAAATGAAGGTGGACTAGACGGTTGTATTGTCAAGTTCAATGAAGATTTGAGCGATGTATTATACAGCACCTACATCGGTGATTCTGGAGATGACGGTGTCTACTCTCTAGCCATCACAACAGACAACAACGTCTATGCCTGTGGCGGAACAACAAGCTCAAACTTCCCAGTAACCAACGGATCTTACCAAGAGACTTACGGCGGAGGAAGTGCTGACGGATTTATCTGCCTGATTCCTGAAGATGGTTCAAGCATCACCGCTGGGACTTTTTTAGGCTCAACAGCATATGACCAGTGTTACTTTGTTGAGGCCGATAAAAACAACGTCCCGCATATCTACGGACAAACACTCGCCTCCGGAACGACATTCATCATCAACGCAGCCTACGGAAACGCCAATAGCGGAATGCTTGTAGCTAAGCTCGAACCTTCGTTGGATGAACTTACATGGTCAACCGTATTCGGGAATAGTAGTGGTGAGCCCAACCTCTCTCCTACAGCGTTTCTTGTGGATGTCTGCGGTAAGATTTACCTCTCTGGTTGGGGCGGAACAACGAACACTAGTTCCAACCCACAAACTGACACGGTCTTCAATATGGACCTGACCGATGATGCCTTTCAAGACAACACCAATGGAAGTGATTTCTACCTCTTGGTAATCGAAGACGACGCCAGTGACATTGTTTATGGATCTTACTTTGGTGGATTGACCAGCTCAGAGCACGTTGATGGTGGAACCAGTCGATTCAACCGCAAAGGAGAAATCTACCAAAGTGTATGTGCCGGATGCGGAAGCAATGACGACTTCCCGATTTTCCCTCCGAACGCGCACTCATCTACGAACAACAGTACCAATTGCAACTTGGGGGTTTTCAAATTCGACTTTGAGCTACCGATCACCGTGGCTGACTTCTTTATTCCGCCGTTAGGCTGTGTAAATGAACCCATCGCATTCCAGAACAACAGTAACGTATCGATTGAATTCTTCTGGGACTTTGGCGACGAAACGACATCAACATTCCCAAACCCGATTCATGAATATGAAGAGCCGGGGATCTATGAAGTGATGCTCGTAGCGAACCATCCTGCGACATGTAACCTTACTGACACCTTGTTCCGAACCATTGAGATTCTTGAGCCTCAAACTACTCAGTTAGGCGACTTGGAAATCTGCAGCGGACAAAGCGTGCAGTTAGGTCCAGTTCCGCAAGAACCAATTTTCGGTTACGAATGGGATCCGATTGGGACCCTTGACGATCCTGACTCAGCTGAGCCTACAGCCACACCAACTGAAGATACTGACTATACCCTGCTCCTTGATAATGGTGCATGCGTAGACACGTTGTTCCAGACGGTGGAAGTCACCGTTCTCGACTTAAGCGTCCCAGACGATATTGTGCTTTGTGGACCTGGAGACATCATTACCCTTGAAGCCACTTCCAGTGAAACTGGAGTTGAATGGTTGTGGTCTTCTGATGAAGACTTCACTGATCAGTTGAACGTAGATGAAGACGATAACGACATTGATGTACTCGTTGATGAAGAGACCTCATACTACGTACAAGCTACACTAGGTGAATGTGTCACTACCGAAGAGGTATCTATCTCTTTCATTGTAGGGGCGCTGAATCTTGGTGGAGATCAAGTCGTTTGTGCTGGTGACACTTTGACCATCTCAATACAAAACGACCTACCTGGTTTTACCATTGAGTGGTACCCTGAAGATGTGATTATCGCAGGCCAAGGAACGCAGTCTATTGACATTGTAGTTCCAGGTGAAACCGTGGTTGGTGTCAATGCAAGCGATGGCGACGGATGCGATCTCAATGGTGAAATCACGGTGGATGTCAGTGGAATTTCCCTCGATCAAATCAACGCAAATGCCGATCCAACAGACATCATCACCGGAGAGTCTACTACCTTGACTGCCAACCCTCCAGGCTTTGACTACGTATGGTTTCCAAGCACTGGAGTGAATGATCCAGGTGCTCAAATCACAACAGCCACTCCTGAAGAGACAACTACGTATTACTTAACTGTAGCTGACGGAGAATGCATCTACAACGACTCTGTCACCGTTCGCGTATTTGACTTTACATGCGGACCACCGAGCATTTACGTCCCGAACGCCTTTACTCCGAATGCAGATAGTCAAAATGAGCTGCTCTACGTCAGAGCGAACTTCGTCACAGATCTTTACTTCGTCATCTATGATCGATGGGGTGAGAAGGTCTTTGAAACTACTGAGCTCAGCAAGGGATGGGATGGACGCTATAAAGGACGTCCGGTTGACCCTGCGGTTTACGTTTACTACCTCGAGGCAGTATGTGAAGACGGACAAGAGTTCTTTGACAAAGGAAATATCACGGTGATTCGATGA
- a CDS encoding DUF2490 domain-containing protein: MTRKLLILFALSLAYVHVSAQQYNDKLGAWYMYFWNTTLGESNFGFQGDLQYRSFDYGEDLEQIMLRGGFTWNPAGNKAKLTLGYANITTGVEGESTRTVVESRIYQEALLPQRFGRFFLTHRFRYEQRFVNDDFRTRYRYNLFLNVDLNGKELKEGCVYLALYNELFVNGQRNVDAELTVEYFDRNRLYGALGYSLKDNLRFQLGVMRQTSMSQFKDQIQVSAHHKF; this comes from the coding sequence ATGACTCGAAAACTTCTTATCCTTTTTGCACTTAGCCTGGCCTATGTGCATGTTTCAGCGCAGCAATACAATGATAAACTGGGTGCGTGGTATATGTACTTCTGGAACACCACACTTGGTGAGTCAAACTTTGGCTTTCAGGGAGACCTTCAATACCGAAGCTTTGACTACGGTGAAGACCTTGAGCAAATCATGCTTCGCGGTGGGTTTACATGGAATCCTGCTGGAAACAAGGCCAAATTGACGTTGGGGTATGCGAATATCACTACGGGTGTTGAAGGAGAATCAACTCGCACAGTGGTGGAAAGTCGTATTTATCAGGAGGCATTACTTCCGCAACGGTTTGGGAGGTTCTTTCTAACGCACCGATTCCGTTACGAGCAACGTTTCGTCAATGATGATTTCAGAACGCGTTACCGCTATAACCTCTTCCTAAACGTTGATCTTAACGGAAAAGAGCTGAAAGAAGGATGTGTCTATCTCGCGCTATACAACGAGCTTTTTGTGAATGGACAACGAAATGTAGACGCTGAGTTAACTGTAGAATATTTCGATCGCAATCGTCTTTATGGTGCGCTAGGTTATTCCCTAAAAGACAATCTCCGTTTCCAACTTGGGGTGATGCGTCAGACAAGCATGTCGCAATTCAAGGATCAAATTCAAGTCAGCGCCCATCACAAGTTTTAA
- a CDS encoding WD40 repeat domain-containing protein, whose amino-acid sequence MNVRKSKELAGHAGPIYALFPGRSEGHVLTASGDKFIAEWNLDEGVASPFSVKLEEAVFSGYFHEEKQLLLAGTASGNLHVIDLQAKKELRNLAVHKKGVFAIIHIPQENWFIIGGGDGFISVWDDAQFELIRHFKVSDFKIRSLSLVDEQLAVTSGDGFIRIFDLPWLNEQNAINAHEGGAYCAVKHPNKPVLISGGKDAHLRFWHLDDFSEIRNIPAHNFGIYQIKFSPDGTKALSASRDKTLKLWNSEDFGLIERIERPKYPAHTHSINSILWLDNNQFVSAGDDRKIKVWNIDESLESRD is encoded by the coding sequence ATGAACGTGCGCAAAAGCAAAGAACTCGCCGGACACGCCGGTCCTATCTACGCCCTTTTCCCAGGACGTTCTGAAGGACATGTACTCACAGCTAGTGGAGACAAGTTCATTGCTGAATGGAACTTAGACGAAGGTGTGGCGTCGCCTTTTTCTGTCAAGCTCGAAGAAGCGGTATTCTCAGGCTATTTCCATGAAGAGAAACAGCTACTCTTAGCTGGTACCGCTTCGGGGAATCTGCACGTGATTGACCTCCAAGCTAAAAAGGAGCTTCGCAACCTTGCCGTACATAAGAAAGGCGTGTTTGCTATCATCCATATCCCTCAAGAAAACTGGTTTATCATCGGTGGTGGAGACGGTTTTATTTCTGTGTGGGATGATGCGCAATTTGAACTCATCAGACACTTTAAAGTTTCTGACTTCAAGATCAGAAGCCTTTCACTGGTTGATGAACAACTAGCAGTCACTTCAGGAGACGGCTTCATCCGGATCTTCGACCTACCCTGGTTGAACGAACAAAACGCCATCAACGCGCACGAAGGCGGAGCTTACTGCGCAGTTAAGCACCCGAATAAGCCCGTTCTCATTTCAGGCGGAAAAGATGCTCACCTGCGTTTCTGGCACCTTGACGACTTCTCTGAGATTAGAAACATCCCTGCACATAACTTCGGCATCTACCAGATCAAGTTCTCCCCTGACGGCACAAAAGCACTTTCTGCCAGTAGAGACAAAACCCTCAAACTCTGGAACAGCGAAGATTTCGGTCTCATCGAAAGAATTGAACGCCCAAAGTATCCAGCACATACGCATTCGATCAACAGTATTCTCTGGCTAGACAATAATCAATTTGTTTCAGCGGGTGATGATCGGAAAATCAAAGTGTGGAACATCGACGAGAGTCTAGAGTCTAGAGACTAG
- the hisS gene encoding histidine--tRNA ligase — MSKPSIPKGTRDFGPKEMVRRNWIFQTIRSVFERFGFEPIETPAMENLATLTGKYGEEGDQLIFKILNNGDFLNKADKDAIAEGDSKKLSFSISKKALRYDLTVPFARFVVMNQHALPRPFKRYQIQPVWRGDRPGKGRYQEFFQCDVDIVGSNSLLNEVELVQIFDEVLSDLQIPNFNVVLNNRKVLAGIAEVANASDKLTDITVAIDKLDKIGEEKVKQELVNRGITEDQITALQPLFGMDGDNQAVLNQLASHLTDSEIGTKGVEELRYVIEYVERIGLRSTNVKIDPTLARGLNYYTGAIFEVKVDDSPVGSICGGGRYDDLTGIFGLKGMSGVGISFGADRIYDVLEYFNLFPKEAGISTELLFANFGEAEEIWCMEMLKDLRSQGLRAEIYPESTKLNKQMKYANDKGIPFVALIGSDELANKQITLKNMQSGEQSKLSADGLFNAVRG; from the coding sequence ATGAGTAAACCATCGATTCCTAAAGGCACCAGAGATTTCGGACCGAAAGAAATGGTGAGAAGAAATTGGATCTTCCAGACCATCCGTTCGGTATTCGAACGTTTTGGTTTTGAGCCGATTGAAACTCCTGCTATGGAGAATTTGGCGACGCTCACAGGGAAATATGGGGAAGAAGGAGATCAGCTGATCTTCAAGATTCTGAACAATGGTGATTTCCTGAATAAGGCTGATAAAGACGCTATCGCGGAAGGGGACTCGAAGAAACTTTCGTTTTCGATCAGTAAGAAGGCCCTTCGATATGACCTGACTGTTCCTTTTGCGCGTTTTGTGGTGATGAACCAGCACGCTTTGCCTCGTCCATTCAAGCGTTACCAGATTCAGCCGGTATGGCGTGGTGATCGTCCGGGGAAAGGGCGATACCAGGAGTTCTTCCAGTGCGACGTAGATATCGTTGGTTCGAATAGCCTGCTGAATGAAGTAGAGTTGGTGCAAATCTTCGATGAGGTATTAAGTGATTTGCAGATTCCAAACTTCAACGTGGTGTTGAATAACCGAAAGGTGCTTGCCGGAATCGCTGAAGTAGCGAATGCTTCCGATAAGCTCACGGATATTACGGTAGCCATTGATAAACTCGATAAGATCGGGGAAGAAAAAGTGAAGCAGGAACTAGTCAACCGTGGAATTACGGAAGACCAAATCACTGCCCTGCAACCGCTTTTTGGAATGGACGGCGATAACCAGGCTGTACTCAATCAATTGGCGTCGCACTTGACCGATTCTGAAATCGGAACCAAAGGGGTAGAAGAGCTTCGCTACGTTATTGAATACGTTGAGCGTATTGGCTTACGCTCGACAAATGTGAAAATTGACCCAACGCTTGCACGTGGATTGAATTACTACACAGGAGCAATCTTCGAAGTGAAAGTAGACGATTCGCCAGTAGGTTCTATTTGTGGTGGTGGTCGTTACGATGACCTCACCGGAATCTTCGGTCTAAAAGGAATGTCAGGGGTAGGTATCAGCTTCGGAGCTGATCGCATTTATGACGTACTCGAGTATTTCAACCTTTTCCCAAAGGAAGCGGGCATTTCGACTGAGTTGTTGTTTGCCAACTTTGGAGAGGCTGAAGAGATCTGGTGCATGGAAATGTTGAAGGACCTACGTTCGCAAGGACTAAGAGCTGAGATTTATCCTGAGTCTACTAAGCTCAATAAACAGATGAAGTACGCGAACGACAAGGGGATTCCTTTCGTGGCCTTGATTGGTTCAGATGAGCTTGCGAACAAGCAAATTACGCTGAAGAATATGCAATCAGGGGAGCAGAGCAAACTATCAGCAGATGGTCTGTTCAATGCAGTTCGCGGCTAG
- a CDS encoding PorP/SprF family type IX secretion system membrane protein, which translates to MKHLFIVISLFVSVSALAQDIHFSQFNVAPMVYNPAFTGMFEGDVRFIGNQRTQWRSVTVPYNTVGGSVDARGILSQDELAGGFSIYQDRAGDSRLNTLAINVAGSFEVAQSFDSLHRFYVGAQVGLTHRKIDYSALTYDNQWNGFAYQSSLDPNEDFARDARTHGNLNIGGAWQYRKDKRHDIQAGIAFHHLNGPKQSFFDDPSIRLDLRFSVNGSGVWKVNEEWDAMGGILFQRQGTFMEIIPGAGARYVLEDGRGMFRTIFGGVYWRTRDAGYILAGMDYDQWRVGLSYDINTSDLRPASNARGGLEISVVYILERIVPPTINRRLCPEYL; encoded by the coding sequence ATGAAACACCTATTCATTGTCATATCGCTGTTTGTTTCTGTTTCCGCGCTAGCGCAAGACATACACTTCTCACAGTTCAATGTAGCGCCGATGGTCTACAACCCTGCATTCACAGGCATGTTTGAAGGCGATGTACGCTTTATTGGAAATCAGCGCACGCAATGGCGTTCAGTAACCGTTCCGTACAACACCGTAGGCGGAAGCGTGGATGCCCGAGGAATTTTATCCCAAGACGAACTAGCTGGAGGGTTCTCCATCTACCAAGACCGCGCTGGTGATTCTCGCTTGAATACCCTTGCGATCAACGTGGCGGGCTCTTTTGAAGTGGCACAAAGTTTTGACTCACTGCACCGATTTTATGTTGGTGCGCAAGTTGGACTAACACACCGCAAAATAGACTACAGCGCCCTCACCTACGACAATCAGTGGAATGGCTTCGCTTACCAGAGCTCCTTAGATCCGAATGAGGATTTTGCTCGAGACGCGCGAACTCACGGCAATCTGAATATTGGAGGAGCATGGCAATACCGCAAGGACAAACGCCATGACATTCAGGCAGGAATTGCTTTTCATCATTTGAATGGCCCTAAGCAGAGTTTCTTTGATGACCCTTCCATTCGACTAGACCTTCGTTTCTCGGTAAACGGAAGCGGGGTTTGGAAAGTCAATGAAGAATGGGATGCTATGGGCGGTATTCTCTTCCAACGCCAAGGTACATTCATGGAAATCATCCCTGGGGCTGGTGCGCGGTATGTGCTTGAAGATGGACGCGGCATGTTCAGAACCATCTTCGGCGGAGTTTATTGGAGAACACGTGATGCAGGATATATTCTGGCTGGAATGGACTACGATCAGTGGCGTGTCGGTTTATCTTATGACATCAACACCAGTGACCTAAGACCTGCTAGTAATGCACGCGGAGGCCTAGAGATTAGCGTTGTGTACATCCTTGAACGAATTGTTCCCCCGACAATAAATCGTCGTTTATGCCCTGAATACCTCTAG